A region from the Pseudomonas cucumis genome encodes:
- the fliQ gene encoding flagellar biosynthesis protein FliQ, translated as MTPEVAVDIFREALWLTTMMVAVLVIPSLLVGLLVAMFQAATQINEQTLSFLPRLLVMLVTLIVAGPWLVQTFMEYILQLYHSIPQVIG; from the coding sequence ATGACGCCGGAAGTTGCCGTAGACATCTTTCGCGAAGCGCTGTGGCTGACCACCATGATGGTGGCCGTGCTGGTGATTCCGAGCTTGCTGGTGGGCTTGTTGGTGGCGATGTTCCAGGCGGCTACCCAGATCAACGAACAGACCCTGAGCTTCCTGCCGCGCCTGCTGGTGATGCTGGTGACGCTGATCGTTGCCGGCCCGTGGCTGGTGCAGACCTTCATGGAATACATTCTGCAGCTGTACCACAGTATTCCTCAGGTCATCGGCTAA
- the fliR gene encoding flagellar biosynthetic protein FliR produces MSLLQLTDTQISTWVATFMLPLFRIGSLLMVMPIFGTTLVPTRVRLYFALAITFVIAPGLPPMPPVNALDLSALLLIAEQIIIGAVLGFSLQLFFQAFVVAGQIVAIQMGMGFASMVDPTNGVSVAVIGQFFTMLVTLLFLSMNGHLVVFEVLTESFTTLPVGGGLMVHHFWELAGKLGWVLGAALLLVLPAITALLVVNIAFGVMTRAAPQLNIFSIGFPLTLVLGLFIVWVGLADILNQYQPLASEALQLLRELARAR; encoded by the coding sequence ATGTCGCTGCTTCAGCTGACCGATACCCAGATCAGCACCTGGGTGGCGACGTTCATGTTGCCGTTGTTTCGCATCGGTTCGTTGCTGATGGTCATGCCGATTTTCGGCACGACACTGGTGCCCACGCGCGTGCGTCTGTACTTCGCCCTGGCGATCACCTTCGTGATCGCTCCCGGTTTGCCGCCAATGCCGCCGGTCAATGCACTCGACCTGAGCGCACTGCTGCTGATCGCCGAGCAAATCATCATTGGCGCGGTATTGGGTTTCTCCTTGCAGCTGTTCTTCCAGGCGTTCGTGGTCGCCGGGCAAATTGTCGCGATCCAGATGGGCATGGGCTTCGCCTCGATGGTCGACCCTACGAACGGTGTGTCGGTGGCGGTGATCGGGCAATTTTTCACCATGCTGGTGACCCTGTTGTTCCTGTCGATGAACGGCCATCTGGTGGTGTTCGAAGTCCTCACCGAAAGCTTCACCACGCTGCCGGTCGGTGGCGGGTTGATGGTCCATCATTTTTGGGAACTGGCGGGCAAACTCGGCTGGGTGCTCGGTGCGGCGCTGTTACTGGTGTTGCCGGCGATCACTGCGTTGCTGGTGGTCAACATTGCGTTTGGCGTGATGACCCGGGCGGCGCCGCAGCTGAACATCTTCTCGATCGGCTTTCCGCTGACCCTGGTGCTTGGGCTGTTCATTGTCTGGGTTGGTCTGGCGGACATTCTCAATCAGTATCAACCGCTGGCCTCCGAGGCTTTGCAGTTGTTACGCGAACTGGCACGGGCGCGCTGA
- the fliP gene encoding flagellar type III secretion system pore protein FliP (The bacterial flagellar biogenesis protein FliP forms a type III secretion system (T3SS)-type pore required for flagellar assembly.), with protein MGALRIVLTLALMLAAPLAFAADPLSIPAITLGTNAEGAQEYSVSLQILLIMTALSFIPAFVMLMTSFTRIIIVFSILRQALGLQQTPSNQILTGMALFLTMFIMAPVFDRVNQDALQPYLAEKLTAQDAVTKAQVPIKDFMLAQTRSSDLELFMRLSKRTDIATPDQAPLTILVPAFVTSELKTAFQIGFMIFIPFLIIDLVVASVLMAMGMMMLSPLIISLPFKIMLFVLVDGWALIIGTLASSFGGVSP; from the coding sequence ATGGGTGCGTTACGCATCGTCTTGACGCTGGCCCTGATGCTGGCCGCGCCGCTGGCGTTCGCCGCCGATCCGTTGTCGATCCCGGCGATCACCTTGGGCACCAACGCCGAAGGCGCTCAGGAATACTCGGTCAGCCTGCAAATCCTGCTAATCATGACCGCGCTGAGTTTCATCCCGGCGTTCGTCATGCTGATGACCAGTTTCACCCGGATCATCATCGTGTTCTCGATCCTGCGTCAGGCCCTGGGCTTGCAGCAGACACCGTCGAACCAGATCCTCACCGGCATGGCGCTGTTCCTCACCATGTTCATCATGGCGCCGGTGTTCGATCGGGTGAATCAGGATGCCTTGCAGCCGTATCTGGCGGAGAAACTCACCGCTCAGGATGCCGTGACCAAGGCGCAGGTGCCGATCAAGGACTTCATGCTGGCCCAGACTCGCAGCAGCGATCTGGAGTTGTTCATGCGCTTGTCCAAACGCACCGACATCGCTACGCCGGATCAGGCGCCGCTGACGATTCTGGTGCCGGCGTTTGTCACCTCGGAGCTTAAAACCGCGTTCCAGATCGGCTTCATGATCTTCATTCCGTTCCTGATCATCGACCTGGTCGTGGCCAGTGTGCTGATGGCGATGGGTATGATGATGCTCTCGCCACTGATTATTTCCTTGCCGTTCAAGATCATGCTATTCGTGCTGGTGGATGGCTGGGCGTTGATCATCGGCACCTTGGCGAGCAGCTTCGGCGGTGTTTCACCATGA